Sequence from the Pseudomonas sp. LS.1a genome:
ACTTCCGAAGAAGTCATCCTCGAGTCGAAAAAGCCGGTCTGCTACTCGCACTGCCTGCCGTCGGGCCTGAAAGAGCACCCGCGCAACAAGTCGGACGAAGAGCTGAAGTTCATCGCCGACCACGGTGGCTTCGTCGGCGTGACCATGTTCGCGCCGTTCCTGGCCAAGGGCATCGACTCGACCATCGACGACTACGCCGAGGCCATCGAGTACACCATGAACATCGTCGGTGAAGACGCCATCGGTATCGGTACCGACTTCACCCAGGGCCACGGCCAGGACTTCTTCGAGTACCTGACCCACGACAAGGGTTATGCCCGTCGCCTGACCAACTTCGGCAAGATCATCAACCCGCTGGGCATCCGCACCGTGGGCGAATTCCCCAACCTCACCGAAACCTTGCTCAAGCGCGGCCACTCCGAGCGCGTGGTGCGCAAGATCATGGGCGAGAACTGGGTCAACGTCCTCAAGGACGTGTGGGGCGAGTAAGCCGCTCTCCAAGCCTGAAAGCCCCTGCCAGCAACGCCGGGGCATCCCGATAAAAAATTTTATGGAGTTGAGTTTCCATGGCCAAGATCGCCCCGCAATTGCCAATCGAAGTCGACAGCGAGACCGGTGTCTGGACCAGCGACGCCCTGCCGATGCTGTATGTGCCACGCCATTTCTTCGTCAACAACCACATGGGCATCGAAGAAGTCCTGGGCGCTGACAAGTACGCCGAGATCCTCTACAAGGCCGGCTACAAGTCCGCCTGGCACTGGTGTGAAAAAGAAGCCGAGTGCCATGGCCTGGAAGGCGTGGCGGTGTTCGAGCACTACATGAAGCGCCTGAGCCAGCGCGGCTGGGGCCTGTTCGAGATCCAGGACATCGACCTCGACAAGGGCACCTGCAGCGTCAAGCTCAAGCACTCCGCGTTCGTGTACGTCTATGGCAAGTGCGGTCGCAAGGTCGACTACATGTTCACCGGCTGGTTCGCCGGCGCCATGGACCAGATTCTCGCTGCCCGCGGCAGCTCGATCCGCACCGTGGCCGAACAGGTCTATGGCGGGTCGGAAGAAGGCCACGAAGATGGCCTGTTCGTCGTCAAGCCGTTGTAAGCCGGAGATAGCGTCATGGCATTCGAAGCAATGTTCCAGCCGATCCAGATCGGCAAACTGACCATCCGCAACCGTGTGCTCAGCACCGCGCACGCCGAGGTCTACGCCACTGACGGCGGCATGACGACCGACCGCTACGTGAAGTACTACGAAGAGAAGGCCAAGGGCGGTATCGGCCTGGCGATCTGCGGCGGCTCGTCGGTGGTGGCCATCGACAGCCCGCAGGAGTGGTGGTCGTCGGTCAACCTGTCGACCGACCGCATCATCCCGCACTTCCAGAACCTGGCCGACGCCATGCACAAGCATGGCGCCAAGATCATGATCCAGATTACCCACATGGGCCGTCGCTCGCGCTGGGACGGCTTCAACTGGCCGACCCTGATGTCGCCGTCGGGTATCCGTGAACCCGTGCACCGCGCCACCTGCAAGACCATCGAGGTGGAAGAGATCTGGCGCGTGATCGGCAACTACGCGCAAGCTGCCCGCCGCGCCAAAGAAGGCGGCCTGGACGGCGTGGAACTGTCGGCCGTGCACCAGCACATGATCGACCAGTTCTGGAGCCCGCGTGTAAACAAACGTACCGACGAATGGGGCGGCACCTTCGAAGGCCGCATGAAGTTCGGCCTGGAAGTATTGAAAGCCGTGCGTGCCGAAGTCGGTGACGACTTCTGCGTGGGCATGCGCATCTGTGGTGACGAGTTCCACCCCGATGGCCTCAGCCACGAGGACATGAAGCAGATCGCCGCCTACTACGACGCCACCGGCATGATCGATTTCATCGGCGTGGTCGGCTCGGGTTGCGACACCCACAACACCCTGGCCAACGTCATCCCCAACATGAGCTACCCGCCGGAGCCGTTCCTGCACCTGGCCGCCGGCATCAAGGAAGTGGTCAAGGTCCCGGTGCTGCACGCGCAGAACATCAAGGACCCGAACCAGGCCACGCGCATCCTGGAAGGCGGCTATGTCGACATGGTCGGCATGACCCGTGCACACATCGCCGACCCGCACCTGATCGCCAAGATCAAGATGGGCCAGATCGACCAGATCAAGCAGTGCGTCGGCGCCAACTACTGCATCGACCGCCAGTATCAGGGCCTGGACGTGCTGTGCATCCAGAACGCCGCGACCTCCCGTGAATACATGGGGGTGCCGCACATCATCGAGAAAACCACCGGCGCCAAACGCAAGGTGGTGGTGGTGGGTGCCGGCCCTGCCGGTATGGAAGCGGCCCGCGTGGCTGCCGAACGCGGCCACGACGTGACCCTGTTCGAGAAGAAGGACCAGATCGGCGGGCAGATCACCATTGCTGCCAAGGCGCCGCAGCGTGACCAGATCGCCGGTATCACCCGCTGGTACCAGTTGGAACTGGCGCGCCTGAAGGTCGACCTGCGTCTGGGTACCGCTGCCGACGTGGCGACCATCCAGGACCTGCGTCCGGACATCATCGTGCTGGCGGTGGGCGGGCATTCGTTCCTTGAGCAGAACGAGCACTGGGGCGCCGCCGAAGGGCTGGTGGTCAGCAGCTGGGACGTGCTCGACGGCAAGGTTGCGCCGGGCAAGAACGTGCTGGTGTACGACACCATCTGCGAGTTCACCGGCATGTCGGTGGCCGACTTCATCGCCGACAAGGGCAGCCAGGTCGAGATCGTCACCGACGATATCAAGCCGGGCGTGGCCATGGGCGGTACCAGCTTCCCGACCTACTACCGCAGCATCTACCCGAAAGAAGTGATCATGACCGGCGACATGATGCTGGAAAAGGTCTATCGCGAGGGCGACAAGCTGGTGGCGGTGCTGGAGAACGAATACACCGGCGCCAAGGAAGAACGCGTGGTTGACCAGGTGGTGGTGGAGAACGGCGTGCGTCCTGACGAGCAGCTGTACTACGCGCTGAAGGAAGGTTCGCGCAACAAAGGCCAGATCGACGTGGAGGCGCTGTTCGCCATCAAGCCACAGCCGATCCTCAGCCAGCCGGGCGAAGGCTACCTGCTGTACCGCATCGGTGACTGCGTGGCCCAGCGCAACGTGCATGCGGCGATCTACGACGCCTTGCGCCTGTGCAAGGACTTCTGATCGCACTGGCATGAACACCGCCCCCGAGGGCGGGATTGGCCCCCTGTGGGAGCGGGTTTACCCGCGAATGCGTCAGCA
This genomic interval carries:
- a CDS encoding dipeptidase, with amino-acid sequence MSPAELHADSIVIDGLIIAKWNRELFEDMRKGGLTAANCTVSVWEGFKATVDNIAASQKLIRENSDLVMPVRTTADIRKAKELGKTGILFGFQNAHAFEDQIAYVDVFKQLGVGIVQMCYNTQNLVGTGCYERDGGLSGFGREIVAEMNRVGIMCDLSHVGSKTSEEVILESKKPVCYSHCLPSGLKEHPRNKSDEELKFIADHGGFVGVTMFAPFLAKGIDSTIDDYAEAIEYTMNIVGEDAIGIGTDFTQGHGQDFFEYLTHDKGYARRLTNFGKIINPLGIRTVGEFPNLTETLLKRGHSERVVRKIMGENWVNVLKDVWGE
- a CDS encoding DUF5943 domain-containing protein encodes the protein MAKIAPQLPIEVDSETGVWTSDALPMLYVPRHFFVNNHMGIEEVLGADKYAEILYKAGYKSAWHWCEKEAECHGLEGVAVFEHYMKRLSQRGWGLFEIQDIDLDKGTCSVKLKHSAFVYVYGKCGRKVDYMFTGWFAGAMDQILAARGSSIRTVAEQVYGGSEEGHEDGLFVVKPL
- the dgcA gene encoding dimethylglycine demethylation protein DgcA, whose product is MAFEAMFQPIQIGKLTIRNRVLSTAHAEVYATDGGMTTDRYVKYYEEKAKGGIGLAICGGSSVVAIDSPQEWWSSVNLSTDRIIPHFQNLADAMHKHGAKIMIQITHMGRRSRWDGFNWPTLMSPSGIREPVHRATCKTIEVEEIWRVIGNYAQAARRAKEGGLDGVELSAVHQHMIDQFWSPRVNKRTDEWGGTFEGRMKFGLEVLKAVRAEVGDDFCVGMRICGDEFHPDGLSHEDMKQIAAYYDATGMIDFIGVVGSGCDTHNTLANVIPNMSYPPEPFLHLAAGIKEVVKVPVLHAQNIKDPNQATRILEGGYVDMVGMTRAHIADPHLIAKIKMGQIDQIKQCVGANYCIDRQYQGLDVLCIQNAATSREYMGVPHIIEKTTGAKRKVVVVGAGPAGMEAARVAAERGHDVTLFEKKDQIGGQITIAAKAPQRDQIAGITRWYQLELARLKVDLRLGTAADVATIQDLRPDIIVLAVGGHSFLEQNEHWGAAEGLVVSSWDVLDGKVAPGKNVLVYDTICEFTGMSVADFIADKGSQVEIVTDDIKPGVAMGGTSFPTYYRSIYPKEVIMTGDMMLEKVYREGDKLVAVLENEYTGAKEERVVDQVVVENGVRPDEQLYYALKEGSRNKGQIDVEALFAIKPQPILSQPGEGYLLYRIGDCVAQRNVHAAIYDALRLCKDF